One Aegilops tauschii subsp. strangulata cultivar AL8/78 chromosome 2, Aet v6.0, whole genome shotgun sequence genomic window, CTAAATCAGCCGGATGTAGACATCCAGCGCGCGAGCCGCGTGCACAGGTTGCCACGTGCCCACGCACGTCTCCCCCGTccacttctccttcctcttctccACCCACCACCGTTTTCTCTTAGCCACCCTTTCCTTCTTACCTTATTCTCCTTCTCTTTCCTTCATCAATGCCAAATCTCGCCGTGGATGCAGCCGTCGGCTAGCTCCGCCAGAAACATCTGGCTGCCACGCAAAGGAAGGCGGAGGGGATGCTACAGGCTGATGGGCCGCCCGGGTTGCGTGTTGTTGCGAGCTCGCCCAGTCTGGTGCATCTCTCTGTTTGTGACGCGACTGGGGTGCTAAGGGTGACCGGTGCTGAGACCTACTACGTATGTCGCGACGGCAGCCCACGGTGCTTGGACGCTCGACAGCTGCGGCGATGCTGCAACAGTTTCTGGTGGCATTGCTACGAGCCGCTGCTACAAGCCGGCCGGAGTTGCTACAATAGTGGCGACGTCGGCGGCGATGCTTGCTGGGGCTGCGAGAGCTGCTCGTCGTCGTGGGAGGCCTCCCGGTGATGCTGCAACTGTTGTTGCAGGACACTGGAGTTGCCGCGAGTAGTGTTGCGATGGGCGGTGTTGCTGGGAGGTGTGCGGCAATGGCATCATCGTGCTGCACGCAGGTGCTGCCACGGTAACCCGGTTGCTTCAACGGTGTGAGATGCTCGACTCCTTGAGCGATGCTACGACGAATCGTGGCGGTATTGCTGTGAGCGACTGCTGCGAGGCCGCCGGAGTTGCTACAACGGTGGTGTCGCCGCGAGCTCTGTTGCGAGGTCGCCGGAGTTTGCTACTATGGGCGGCATTGCTACGAGCCACTACTACGAGGTCGCCAGAGTTGCTTCGATGGCCGGTGTTGCTGCGAGGTACTGCTGCAAGGTCTGCGGAGTTGCTACCGGAACCACGTGTGTCGGTCGACGGCTTTTAGTTGGGAGCGGTGCTGCATCGGGGTTGGGCGGACCAGGTGCGCGCCAGAGTTGCGGCAACAAGGAAGACGAGATGGGAAGAAGCTGGCCGGCAAAGAGAAGACCGGACGGCCACATGTGGAGCATCCGGCGGCTATCAACGCGGATGTTGTTTGGCCAGCAACAGCAGGATGGCGCCTAGCAGGCGCCAAAAAGCATGGTGTCCCAGGTGGTTACTTCAGGTTATCCAGACCAAGGAGATCGTGGCTTCGAATAACCTGGCACCTGCATTTTCTTGTGGGTTAACAAAAAAAGAAATAAGCAAAACAGGTCGCCCACAACGCCAATGCCTAAAAGCAGCTGGTTTCGTTGGAGCTAATGGCCTAATGCAGATCTGAAAAAAAATATCAGATGACTAATGTTTGCTTGTTTAGTCAGCTCGATTCGGTCCATATATGTATTCCCTTGTTATCAGATGAGATGCAGTTTGTTACCACATCCAAGAATTGGTGTTTCTCCGCATGAGGGAACAATGCCCTGCATGTTCAAAACGTCAAATCAGTTATCTTGTCATTCCCCAAGTTTCTTACTTTCTTTtgaccttgttttgcagagctgGAGCCTGGAGGTAGTTCTGGGGGGAGATCCGATGTGTGTTGACGTAGTGTAGCTCACCAATGCATCGGGCTTTTTTTTTATCTGCCGGTACCTGACAAACTGTATGAGCTTTCATCGTGGATTGGAGACATTATTAGCTACCTCCAAGTCGattctttgattttttttgactttttttttTGGGTGTTGATGTATACATCTGCTTTGCTCAGTGGGTGCAGGATCAGTGCGATGTGGTTGCTAACTTGTCCCGTACTAATGCACGTCTCCCTAAAGGTTTGTGACTTTGTTCTCTTTTTTCCATAGCTATCTTTTGAGCTTTTTTGTGTCGAATTATCTGGTAATCATTGAAAATTTCATTATGCGTCATGTTCTCATGATTTGTTGATTAGCTCCGGTGATATTTTGAAATAATCTTGATTTAACCATATTGATCAGAAATTGGTACAACTCTTCTTTACACCTTTCCTTGCTCACTGTGGTGAATTAAACATCAAGTCGATAATACGATATGCTTACATATAGACGTCACTCAATTGATATGACTGCATGAGCGCGAAACAAGCAGCAGGTCAGAGCTTCGACGACAAGCTGAGGGTTAACAGGTGAGTGGTATTTTTCTTAGATGTATTTCTTTCAATATTGATCTGGATATCCATGAATATTTAGCTGCAGATGGTATTTAGCAAGCTCCTAGGAGTCCTCAAACAAGCATCCAAATTTATCTGCTCTATCTGAACTGCCACCTTAGACTCAGAGGACTCTCGGGATCCACGCAATGGTGGGCCAGACTAATGGGCTCCTATTCAATTCTCAGTCTCAATTGGATCAGAGTCTTCAAGGCGTGCATCTTTAACACATTATTGTGTATGTTTGTTTAGTATAGTTGGATTGAGTTACTTTATGTGCTTATTCCCAATTGACTATGCCCAATTCAGTTAATAGAATATTTGGATTTAATCTTCAGAAATATTTCATATGCAGAAGAACCGAGGCACATATGTGGTCATAGGGAGACTGATGTGCCAAGCTGTGAATCTTCAGGTGTTTAGATAGGTTGATATGAGGATTTGCTTCCAAATGCATCAAGGAGCTAACGGATTTGATTCATGTTGATTTGTGTTCATTAATGTCTGAATGCCAAATGAAACTAGGGACTTGCGTACATTGCAAGACATTAGTTTGTCTCCTTCAGAGATGTGTTTTATACTCTCCTGATGAAAATTTACACAAGGTTCTTCATGTCAAATGACATGGGGAAGCTTCCGTCATATTAGAATAGTTGTGTTCTGTGTAAAGTTCATTTCAGTTTGTTTTTGCACATCATGTTTGAAGCACAGAGAGAATTACATATGGTATGTTCCGTAAATTGATGTTAACTATGTAAGTTAGAATAGAACAATCTATTGTCGCGTTATTATGCTTTCGTCACACATACGCTGCATTGTTATATAGTAGTATATGAATGTCATGAGGAACCAACATCTCATTTAAAGTTCTCTGATGTGCACTAAAGAAGTCTTCTCAGACAAGGTCAATAATTCTTATTAGTATTTCGACACAGGCGATGTGATTAGTCCGGTGATGCCAAGTGTTCCCCTTGCGCATCGCATGCCTTGCGTCAGTTGAACTGCGGAATGACCGGTGTAAGAGGTTTTATTGAACAAGTGTGATAGTGACAATCACTCAAACTATGAGGCTACGAGCACCATGAGGAAAAAACGCAGATATTTGGAAGAGCCCGGTGATAATATAAAAAAGTTCTAACTTGACACACGAGTGGTAATACGAAGATGGTCTATTTAGACACATGAGAACGAGACTTTGACCATAGAGTATTAAGGAGTGATTACGTGCATTGCACGTGCAATCTTACTAGTTTGCTGAAAACAAAGTAACAACGCCGATCGCGCGATACGTATCACATAAGCGGTACATGTCGGTACCCCGAAGTTTCGTCTCAACGACGCCCTTGCACAATTGTTCGGCCCGCCCATATAGCttcatgcatgtttcatcatTTTTCTACTTTTCAATTCTTTCCAAATAATATTATTTCAAAACTTAAAAATGACTCGACAAAAACataaaatttggaaaattctaacTCAGTCTAAAAATGAGCTAGCATAGTTTCTTTTAAATGTTGATAGCATAAATGAATGTTTGAgacatttaaaaatgttcacgCGTTTCAAATAAACACACGTGACATTTAAAAAACAGTATAGTGTATATCAAAGTTAGTGTTACTGAAAGTAAACATTCGTACCAATAAAAAGATGTACAATATTTATGTGACATTTATAAATAATATTCATACCATTTAATGTTCTATACCACTCAGAAAACTATAACATTTTTAGAAACTGTTATACAGATGTAAAAAGAATGTGCATTTTGTTTTTGAGTTATGCTTgagtattttaaaaaatgtttcatatcactcaaaaaatgttatcaacatgtatttgaaaattgtttaacccgtattcaaaaaaagttcaaaaTAGGTATTTCAAAAAATAATTTATCATGCATTTCAGAAACTAAGTTTTGGATCCACGTCAAAAACAGCCCGATTTGACTGGGAAATCGCGTAGGGGCATCGGATCCGCGCCAGAGACGGCCGATATCTGATCGGGAGAGCGTGCAGGGGCACCGAATCCGCGCCGGGGTAGCCAGAGTCCGCACCcggggggaggaggggaggggcggaGTCCGCACCGGAGACACCCCAAGATCTGCGTCTCGTAGATTGTTTCAGGGAGGGAGATAGAGACATAATGAGTAGAAAGAGAGGGGATAGTGGTGGCCGTTGGGGATATGAGCGGTTTGTGGGTGGGAACCGTGACCTCGTATTCGTGTCTGCGTCTCTCTCGTACTGGAATAAATAAAAACGACCTACAAATCCTAAACTTCACGTGTAAGCAGGAAACCTAACCGGTACGTACCTCATCCGCTTGTAAAGACTTGGGAAACGCTAAAAATATAACATCAAAATTTTTAGGCGCGAGGATGACAAAATTAGTTTCTGCAAGCATGGCAATCTCACCAGCTGAAATTATCATCCTCCTTGAGCATAACTTATCGTAAAAAAACATTTGATTTATCATACttaaaaatctgaattttttttaAAGGTATACTTAAAAATCTTCTGATGTTCAATGGATATTACTCCATGTTCCAAAGATTTTGGCCTGCCAAGGCCGGGTCCAAACTTACGCGTCAGCCACGCAAGTGCGCGCGCGAGGAAGTAAACAGACTGGTTTGTTTTGATTTGACTGTAACCGCCCGTGCGCGCGGCCTCACCGCCGCCAATGGAGGCCACCTCCTCAACCTCCTCCGTCTCTCCGATCCCGTTCGCTTGAGCGCTCCACGGAGGATCAGGGCGGAAACACATGGGAGAACTCCCGTGGTGGCTATCCACCACCGAGTGCACGCCGCAGCCGTCGTcgtcaggctccctctccggcaCCCTCGCCTTCATCTTCCTCTCGCCCTGCCCGCAGCGCGCGCTCCTCGGCGCCAtcgacctcctcttcctcctcgcctCGCTCCTCCTTGTCCTCGCCAAACGCCGCGGCTCCGGCCGCGCGGGGCCTGAGCACGAGGCGCTGCTGCCGACGCCCACCGCGCCGTCACGGTCCATCACATACGGTTATGCCATCGCGCTCGGCGCGTCCGCGGTCTTCGCCGCGGCGTCCGCCGTCCTCCTCGCGATCGCGGCCTTCCTCCTGCCGCCCGCGGCGTGGCTCTACGCGGAGTCCGCTTTCCTCGCCGCCCACTGCGCCGCGCACGCCGTGGCCGCGTGGACCGTGGTCGTCGCTTCGCGGAAGCCGGCCGCCGCGCACCCTCCGAGGCACCTCCGCGTCTTCTGGATCGCAACCGCCCTCTGCGCCGCACTGTTCTCAgcctccgcggcgatctgctgcGCCGGCGGCTCTCcgctcttccccgacgacgtcctCGCCTGGGCCGGCCTGCTCCTCTCGCTGCCTCTCCCGTACATTGCCGTCACCACCACCTGCACGGCGCGCGATGAAGGGAATCAACAGGACCAAAACCTCAGCGCGGCTGCGGCGACGCCGTACGCCACCGCGTCGTTCCTCTCGCGCGCGACCTTCAGCTGGATCACCCCGCTGGTCTCCAAGGGGCATGCCAAAGGCTCCCTCGCCGCCGCTGGCGACGTCCCGCCGGTGTCGCCGGCCCACAGCGCCGAGGCGACGTACGCTCTGCTCGCATCCAACTGGCCGGACGCGGCGCGGAAGTGGCGGAGCCCGGTGGGCGTTGCGCTCTGCCTTTCCTTCTGGCCGCAGCTCCTACTCACCGCCGCGCTCGGCCTCGTCCAGCTCGCGGCCATGTATGTCGGCCCGTCGCTCATCGACCGCTTTGTCGAGTTCATCCGCCGCGGTGGCACGCCGTGGGAGGGCCTCCGGCTAGTCCTCATTCTGCTCGTCGGCAAGGCGGTCCAGACGCTCGCGTCGCACCACTACAACTTCCAGGGCCAGCTCCTGTGCATGCGCATCCGCGGTGCGCTGCTCACGGCGCTGTACCGCAAGTCGCTGCGGCTGTCTGCCGGTGCGCGCAGGGTGCACGGCGCCGGCGGCATTGTGAACTACATGCAGGTGGACGCCTGGGTCGTATCCGGCGCCATGCACGGGCTGCATGACCTCTGGCTGATGCCGCTGCAGATCGCGGTGGCGCTGCTCCTCCTGTATGCGTACCTCGGCCCGGCCGTGCTCATGACGCTCGTCGTGATCGCCGCGGTCGCCGTGGTCACCGTGTTCGCCAACAAGCTCAACATGGCCTACCAGTTCAAATTCGTCGAGGTCCGCGACAGCCGCGTCAAGGCCCTGACAGAGATGCTGAACCACATGCGCGTGATCAAGCTGCAGGCGTGGAAGCATACATTCGGCGACAAGGTTCGGGAGTTCCGGCGGGCCGAGGTCGGGTGGCTGAAGAAGATGATATTCTTCGAGTGCGGCAGCACCGTGGTGTACTCCAGCGGGCCCGTCGCCATGGCCgcgctcgtcttcgggacatacCTCGCCGCCAGAGGGGAGCTGGACGCCGGCAAGGTGTTCACGGCCACCGCCTTCTTCCGCATGCTCGTAGGGCCCATGAGCAGCTTCCCGCAGACGATCGCCATGTCCGTGCAGGCGTTCGTGTCGCTCGGCAGGCTGGACAAGTTCCTGTCAGACGCCGAAATCGACAGCGCGGCGGTTGAGCGTCTTGGCAGCAGCGGCTCCGTGGATGAGGTGGCCGTGAAGGTGCAAGACGGAGTGTTTGCATGGGACGTCGAGGGCGGTGAGGGCGAGGAGAAGGATGTCGGAGGGGAGGAGCCGGTGCTGAAAAGGATCGAGATGGAGGTGAGGAAGGGGTGAGCTCGCGGCGGTGGTCGGCACCGTCGGCTCCGGCAAGTCGTCGCTGCTGTCGTGCATCATGGGAGAAATGCACAAGGTGTCCGGCAAGGTGAGTGTAGTACTTTTATTTTAAATGAACAACACCAGCAAACATTCTGAAGGATTCTAATCCTCGGCAAAAATTAACAGAGCTTTTCTTAAGGGATTTTAAGGATTTTAATTCCTTAAGGAATTTGAAGGATTTTAAGGATTGAGGAATTCATACATTGACATTCCAGAGCTTTTGCTAGTTTCTAGAATTAGGCCACCCAGAATTTGTAGAAAAACAAAGCTTTTCTGTCTCTCAAATCAGCTTAATTACTTTTCTGCCTCATCAACATGTGTCTTTTGTCTTTGATATAGGTTAGCATATGTGGGAGCACAGCATGTGTCAGTCAGACAGCTTGGATTAGAAATGGAACCATTCAGGAGAACATCTTATTTGGACAGCCAATGCATCTAGAAAAGTACAGGGAAATCATACATGCCTGTTGCTTAGAAAAAGATCTAGAAATGATGGAGTTCGGCGACCGGACTGAAATCGGAGAGCGTGGGATCAACCTCAGTGGTGGCCAGAAACAGCGCGTCCAGCTAGCTAGAGCAGTTTATCAAGATTGTGATATATATCTTCTTGACGACATATTCAGTGCAGTCGATGCTCATACTGGCTCCGCTATCTGCAAGGTAAATCTTAATTTTTTTTATACTAATGGACATTGCAAAACCTTCTAAACAAATGTATGTTATATATAtcttattattattttatttaggTACAGTGCTAGGCTAGTATTTTAGCCAGTTACTAAGCAGCACACTAACAGTTAGTCCTGTTCTGCAGGAATGTCTCAAGGGCATACTGAAGAGCAAGACTGTTTTGCTTGTTACTCACCAAGTGGATTTCTTACAAAATGTAGATACTATATTTGTAAGTTCCATTTTTCAACTGCACATATTAATTTATGAGAAAACAGAGTATACATATATTCTTGCTTCAGAAATGAAGAAGCGAATAACTCGAACACATTGCAGAGCATCACTAGGAATGTTTTCTTTTGGTTCAGTAAGTAGAGAAAGAACAACTGTATTCTTCGTACCTATGGTTCCTAAAAGATTTCTTTGTATGTTCTTCAAATCTATTTAATCTTATTTTAGTTGTATTTACCTGTCAACATATGCCATACTTATATGGTACTATGTGAAAGATAGCACCGTGATGTTACCGACAGATAACAGAGATGAAACTGTATTAACTTTTTTTAACACATACTGTATTAACTTGTGTGCGAACATGCAGGTAATGAAAAATGGTGGGATTATTCAGTCAGGGAACTACGGTCACTTACTAGATTCATGTCCAGAATTTTTAGCACTTGTGGCTGCTCACCATAGTTCCATGGAAGCATCTGGGGTGCAAGGTCACAATGTTCAGAACACTGAGAATTGCCCAGCCACCACAGTATCACAAGAGCCCCCTTCTATTAACTCCAACTCCAGTAACGAAAACAGCGATGCAAATGCCGTTGCGCCGAGCAAAGAAGCAGGTTCGTCCAAGCTGATCCaggaagaggagaaggagagTGGACGAGTAAGCTGGCATGTGTACAAGCTATACGTCACGCAAGCTTGGGGCTGGTGGGGAGTTCTGCTCATTTTAGCCTTGTCTGTGCTGTCAGAGGGCTCCACAATGGCAAGTAACTACTGGATGTCGTATGAAACATCAGGGGGCACCATCTTTGATATCTCAAAGTTTCTTGGTGTCTATGTTTCGATAGTCGCTGTTTCGATTGTGTTTGAATTTATCGCCGTTCTTTTCCAAGCATTTTTGGGGCTTAAGTCAGCCCAGGCCTTTTTCAGCAAGATGTTAGACAGCATTCTACGAGCTCCAATGTCATTTTTCGACACCACTCCCTCGGGAAGGATCCTAAGCCGGGTATGTCTTATGAGGCCAGAGATTTAGTTTGTTTACCGGCCATGTATACGGATGCAATCATGTGTGTATTATTTTTTCAGGCATCAGAGGACCAGACTAAAATAGACGTTTACCTTTTATTCTTTACGGGTGCCGGCATATCGATGTGCATTTCGGTGGCTAGCAGCATTGCAGTTACCTGCCAAGTAGCATGGCCGTCAGTCATAGCCGTGCTTCCCCTACTGCTTCTGAACATTTGGTACCGGGTATAATCCAGACACTACAATGCATCTTAGAGAACTCAACTAATTCTTCATATCACTAAACCTTATGCGAATAATGGCAAAGTTTTCTTTTCTGACTTTTCTTAATGTTTCTCAGAATCGTTATATTGCAACATCCCGAGAGCTAACTCGCCTTCAAGGAGTAACAAAGGCACCGGTTATTGATCACCTCACGGAGTCCTTTTCGGGCTCTCCAATTATAAGGTGCTTCGGGAAAGAGGATGAATTTTGCCAAAAAAAGCTTGGACATGATTGATTCGAATTTGCGCATGTCTTTCCATAATTATGCAGCAAATAGGTGGTTTGGGTTTCGCCTGGAGCTAATCGGCACACTTGTGTTGTCTACAACTGCTTTTCTCATGATCAGTTTGCCTAGCAATTTCATCAAGAAAGGTATTACTAAGTCTCCGTCAACTGAGATTTAATAGAATTGCATTTCATAGGACAGAGTAGAATTTATGGCCCTCGTGTTCCATATGTTTCTTTGGTCTAAATTTATCTGTTTTCTTGAATCCGTTATGAACTCTATAGAAAATTGAATCTTGTGCTAACTGTTAAGCATGGAAGGTATGTGAAGACGCAATTAGTTGAGTAAAGAACAAAATGTCATGTTGAATTTACCATTCATGGCTCACTCAATTACATTATGACATAGAACTAGAGTCCTCTAAAAAAAAGACATAGAACTAGAGTTGTCGGTTTCACAAACcagagaccccccccccccccctccccaatTGAACTAGATTCTCTATGACAGACAATTGATCTGACTGACCTATGAATCTGATAACTCTCAtgatacacaagaacaagtcAACTCATTTAGCAAAAAAAAAAACCAACGTCATCAATTGCGTatacaaataaataaataagattCAGTCATAGAGATAGTAGCACATTCATATCTGTAATAAACTAGTTCGTGCAACTGCTAGCAACTGGGC contains:
- the LOC109773947 gene encoding ABC transporter C family member 4-like; this encodes MGELPWWLSTTECTPQPSSSGSLSGTLAFIFLSPCPQRALLGAIDLLFLLASLLLVLAKRRGSGRAGPEHEALLPTPTAPSRSITYGYAIALGASAVFAAASAVLLAIAAFLLPPAAWLYAESAFLAAHCAAHALLLTAALGLVQLAAMYVGPSLIDRFVEFIRRGGTPWEGLRLVLILLVGKAVQTLASHHYNFQGQLLCMRIRGALLTALYRKSLRLSAGARRVHGAGGIVNYMQVDAWVVSGAMHGLHDLWLMPLQIAVALLLLYAYLGPAVLMTLVVIAAVAVVTVFANKLNMAYQFKFVEVRDSRVKALTEMLNHMRVIKLQAWKHTFGDKVREFRRAEVGWLKKMIFFECGSTVVYSSGPVAMAALVFGTYLAARGELDAGKVFTATAFFRMLVGPMSSFPQTIAMSVQAFVSLGRLDKFLSDAEIDSAAVERLGSSGSVDEVAVKVQDGVFAWDVEGGEGEEKDVGGEEPVLKRIEMEVSICGSTACVSQTAWIRNGTIQENILFGQPMHLEKYREIIHACCLEKDLEMMEFGDRTEIGERGINLSGGQKQRVQLARAVYQDCDIYLLDDIFSAVDAHTGSAICKECLKGILKSKTVLLVTHQVDFLQNVDTIFVMKNGGIIQSGNYGHLLDSCPEFLALVAAHHSSMEASGVQGHNVQNTENCPATTVSQEPPSINSNSSNENSDANAVAPSKEAGSSKLIQEEEKESGRVSWHVYKLYVTQAWGWWGVLLILALSVLSEGSTMASNYWMSYETSGGTIFDISKFLGVYVSIVAVSIVFEFIAVLFQAFLGLKSAQAFFSKMLDSILRAPMSFFDTTPSGRILSRNRYIATSRELTRLQGVTKAPVIDHLTESFSGSPIIRKLNLVLTVKHGSDLQMHYVIPSLIFVTLFNVEFVGMSLSYGLSLNFLVYHAISISCMIENDMVSVERVNQYSSLPSEATGALTDCLRPTRNWLQRGDIDIKDLEVRYRPNTPLILKGITISIRSGEKIGVVGRTGSGKSTLIQALSRLVEPAKGQITVDGVDICTLGLHDLRSRFGVIPQEPALFEGTVRSNIDPIGQYSEAEIWQALERCQLKDTVAAKPEKLDAQVADLGENWSVGQRQLLCLGRVILKRSRVLFMDEGTASVDSQTDAAIQRIIREEFRECTVISIAHRVPTVIDSDRVLVLDAGLVKEFDAPSKLMRRPSVFGVMVQEYSSRSSQATDG